Proteins co-encoded in one Astyanax mexicanus isolate ESR-SI-001 chromosome 1, AstMex3_surface, whole genome shotgun sequence genomic window:
- the LOC103036828 gene encoding E3 ubiquitin-protein ligase NHLRC1: protein MSETPAFQTSTSASRRVKGAEEVLQEIRSDLLECKVCFERFSSDQNGRRPRNLPCGHVICLACVCALAHPVLRQLECPFCRRLCDIGGTYDCQALLDLQDLVASAGIPSCSANRVPGSGPSCSGHPCPEGMGPQASAESPGLLVQMHLRAAFGGWGTLINPTGVAVLEPSMASVVVVHGGHEKVNIFNSQGHYLHSFGCYGHNRDQLCHVLDVAVSTSGHIVVTDAGDSSVKVFTSSGLPLATIIGPFELPWGVDINNCGHILVTDAQAGKLWQIKVDFGQNVVSTKMVVLQDLQCPRAVVSCKVSGCVAVLEHMEVQRRHNGGSAATRLKLFSQDFVLLTLVDSSGLSQMSSMKLNISYVTFDRHGNVIVADSQQGTVWSLGDLETTTVMTALVQDGLVRPVGLVATEQNSLIVLDSGDHTVKIYSTSAENSNCAKTIKSI from the coding sequence ATGTCTGAGACCCCTGCCTTCCAAACAAGCACCTCTGCCTCTAGAAGGGTAAAAGGTGCAGAGGAGGTTCTGCAGGAGATCCGCTCTGACCTGCTGGAGTGTAAGGTCTGCTTCGAAAGGTTCTCCTCAGACCAGAATGGGCGGAGACCTAGGAACCTGCCCTGTGGTCACGTGATCTGCCTGGCATGTGTCTGTGCCCTGGCACACCCTGTCTTGCGCCAACTGGAGTGCCCTTTCTGCAGGCGCTTGTGCGATATCGGGGGCACCTACGACTGCCAAGCCTTGCTTGACCTTCAGGACCTGGTTGCTTCGGCTGGAATTCCAAGCTGTTCAGCCAACAGAGTTCCTGGATCAGGCCCATCTTGCTCTGGTCATCCATGCCCAGAAGGAATGGGACCACAAGCCAGTGCAGAATCGCCAGGTTTGCTCGTCCAGATGCATCTTCGTGCCGCTTTTGGAGGCTGGGGTACACTCATCAACCCAACTGGGGTCGCAGTACTCGAGCCATCAATGGCATCAGTGGTGGTGGTGCACGGGGGCCATGAGAAGGTCAACATCTTCAACTCTCAGGGTCACTATTTGCACAGCTTCGGTTGTTACGGTCACAACCGTGACCAACTGTGCCACGTTCTTGATGTTGCAGTATCTACCAGTGGTCATATTGTTGTGACCGATGCTGGAGACAGTTCAGTGAAGGTCTTTACTTCAAGCGGACTTCCTTTGGCAACTATCATTGGGCCGTTTGAGCTTCCATGGGGAGTTGACATCAACAACTGTGGGCACATTCTCGTGACAGACGCTCAAGCTGGCAAACTTTGGCAAATAAAGGTGGACTTTGGACAGAATGTTGTCTCAACCAAGATGGTGGTTCTGCAAGACCTTCAATGCCCAAGAGCTGTAGTGTCATGTAAAGTTTCTGGGTGTGTTGCAGTCTTGGAGCACATGGAGGTCCAAAGACGCCACAATGGAGGTTCTGCAGCAACTCGACTAAAGCTGTTCAGCCAAGACTTTGTCCTCCTAACTTTGGTGGACAGTTCAGGCTTGAGCCAGATGTCCTCAATGAAGCTGAACATCTCCTACGTCACCTTTGACAGACATGGAAATGTCATTGTGGCTGATTCCCAACAAGGCACCGTATGGAGTTTGGGGGACCTGGAGACGACGACTGTGATGACTGCACTGGTCCAGGATGGACTGGTGCGTCCAGTAGGTTTAGTAGCAACTGAGCAGAACTCTCTGATCGTCTTGGACAGTGGAGATCACACTGTGAAGATCTACTCAACCAGCGCAGAGAACTCAAACTGTGCGAAAACCATCAAATCGATCTGA